A single Mixta calida DNA region contains:
- the uvrC gene encoding excinuclease ABC subunit UvrC, protein MSEVFDAKSFLKTVTSQPGVYRMYDGDGTVIYVGKAKDLKKRLSSYFRSNLASRKTEALVANIHHIDVTVTHTETEALLLEHNYIKLYQPRYNVLLRDDKSYPYIFLSGDPHPRLAIHRGAKHAKGEYFGPFPNGYAVRETLALLQKIFPVRQCENSVYRNRSRPCLQYQIGRCLGPCVAGLVSEEEYAQQTEYVRLFLSGKDDQVLNMLVSRMEQASQSLRFEEAGRLRDQIQAVRRVTEKQFVSNQGDDLDVIGVSYDAGMACLHVLFIRQGKVLGSRSYFPKIPGGTELAEVVQTFVGQFYLQGSESRTLPGEILLDFNLPERELLAESLSELAGRKIHIQSKPRGDRARYLKLARTNAATALVTKLTQQSTIHQRLTALAEVLHLPQIKRMECFDISHTMGEQTVASCVVFDSNGPARAEYRRYNITGITPGDDYAAMNQVLRRRYGKALEPEKVPDVILIDGGKGQLAQAKEVFAELEVSWDKNHPLLLGVAKGSDRKAGLETLFLEPVGEGFSLPPDSPALHVIQHIRDDSHNHAITGHRNKRAKVKNTSALESIEGIGPKRRQQLLKYMGGLQPLMNASVEEIAKVPGISHALAEKIFYSLKH, encoded by the coding sequence GTGAGTGAAGTCTTTGACGCAAAATCTTTTCTGAAAACCGTCACCAGTCAGCCAGGCGTATACCGCATGTATGACGGTGACGGTACGGTTATCTACGTTGGTAAAGCGAAAGATCTGAAGAAACGCCTCAGCAGCTACTTCCGCAGCAATCTTGCCAGCCGTAAAACCGAAGCGCTGGTGGCCAATATTCACCATATTGATGTCACCGTTACGCATACCGAAACCGAAGCGCTGCTGCTTGAACATAATTACATTAAGCTCTATCAGCCTCGTTACAACGTGCTGCTGCGCGACGATAAATCTTACCCCTATATCTTTCTGAGCGGCGATCCCCATCCGCGTCTGGCGATCCATCGTGGCGCCAAACATGCGAAAGGCGAATATTTCGGCCCCTTTCCTAACGGTTACGCGGTGCGCGAAACGCTGGCTCTGCTGCAAAAAATCTTCCCCGTGCGGCAGTGTGAAAATAGCGTCTACCGCAACCGTTCGCGTCCCTGTCTGCAATATCAAATTGGTCGCTGTCTGGGCCCGTGCGTCGCCGGACTGGTAAGCGAGGAAGAGTATGCTCAGCAGACGGAATATGTTCGCCTTTTTCTGTCCGGTAAAGACGATCAGGTGTTGAACATGCTGGTCAGCCGCATGGAGCAGGCCAGCCAGTCGCTACGCTTTGAGGAGGCCGGGCGCCTGCGCGATCAGATCCAGGCCGTTCGCCGCGTGACGGAAAAGCAGTTTGTATCCAATCAGGGCGACGACCTGGACGTTATCGGCGTCTCCTATGATGCGGGTATGGCCTGCCTGCACGTGCTCTTTATTCGTCAGGGCAAAGTCCTGGGCAGCCGCAGCTATTTCCCCAAAATTCCTGGCGGCACCGAGCTGGCGGAAGTGGTGCAAACCTTTGTCGGCCAGTTTTATTTGCAGGGCAGCGAATCGCGTACGCTGCCAGGCGAGATCCTGCTCGATTTTAATCTGCCAGAACGCGAGCTGTTGGCGGAATCACTCAGCGAGCTGGCCGGACGCAAAATTCATATACAGAGCAAACCGCGCGGCGATCGCGCGCGTTATTTGAAGCTGGCGCGCACCAATGCGGCAACGGCGCTGGTGACCAAATTAACCCAGCAGTCTACCATTCATCAGCGGCTGACGGCGCTGGCTGAAGTGCTGCATCTGCCACAGATAAAACGCATGGAGTGTTTTGATATCAGTCACACCATGGGCGAGCAGACGGTTGCGTCCTGCGTCGTGTTTGACAGCAATGGTCCGGCGCGAGCGGAATATCGCCGCTATAATATTACCGGCATTACGCCCGGTGATGATTACGCGGCAATGAATCAGGTGCTGCGCCGTCGTTACGGTAAGGCGCTGGAGCCGGAAAAGGTGCCGGATGTCATTTTGATCGACGGCGGTAAAGGCCAGCTGGCGCAGGCGAAAGAGGTTTTCGCCGAGCTGGAGGTGAGTTGGGACAAAAATCATCCGCTGCTGCTGGGCGTGGCGAAAGGCAGCGATCGTAAAGCTGGCCTGGAGACACTGTTCCTGGAGCCGGTAGGCGAGGGGTTCTCCCTGCCGCCCGATTCGCCGGCGCTGCATGTGATCCAGCATATTCGTGATGATTCTCACAATCATGCGATTACCGGGCATCGCAATAAACGCGCCAAAGTAAAAAATACCAGCGCGCTGGAAAGCATCGAGGGCATCGGCCCGAAACGGCGCCAGCAACTGCTGAAGTATATGGGCGGCCTGCAACCGCTGATGAACGCCTCGGTGGAGGAGATAGCCAAAGTACCCGGCATTTCTCACGCCCTGGCGGAGAAAATCTTTTACTCGTTAAAACACTAG
- the pgsA gene encoding CDP-diacylglycerol--glycerol-3-phosphate 3-phosphatidyltransferase, producing MQLNIPTWLTLFRVVLIPFFVLAFYLPFHWGPMACAIIFVVAAITDWFDGFLARRWKQSTRFGAFLDPVADKVMVAMALVLVAEHFHAWWITLPAATMIAREIIISALREWMAEIGKRSSVAVSWIGKVKTTAQMLALVALLWHPNQLVSGIGVVALYIAAVLTFWSMFQYLSAARGDLLEH from the coding sequence ATGCAATTGAATATTCCGACGTGGCTCACCCTGTTTCGTGTCGTCCTGATTCCTTTTTTTGTACTGGCATTCTATCTGCCGTTCCACTGGGGACCGATGGCATGCGCTATCATCTTTGTGGTGGCGGCGATTACCGACTGGTTTGACGGCTTTCTGGCCCGGCGCTGGAAACAGTCCACCCGTTTCGGCGCCTTTCTCGATCCGGTGGCTGATAAGGTGATGGTGGCGATGGCGCTGGTGCTGGTAGCGGAGCATTTTCACGCCTGGTGGATTACCCTGCCGGCGGCCACCATGATCGCGCGCGAAATCATTATTTCGGCGCTGCGAGAATGGATGGCGGAGATCGGCAAGCGCAGCAGCGTGGCTGTTTCCTGGATTGGCAAAGTAAAGACAACAGCGCAGATGCTGGCGTTGGTGGCGCTGCTCTGGCATCCTAACCAGCTGGTTTCAGGCATCGGCGTCGTTGCGCTTTATATCGCTGCGGTGCTAACTTTTTGGTCAATGTTTCAATACCTGAGCGCCGCCCGTGGCGATTTGCTTGAACATTGA